From a single Sinomonas atrocyanea genomic region:
- a CDS encoding C40 family peptidase produces MTARHRALPVRTSPLEAVAHAVSGNAGTIGRQAAVIAAASGLIISAGLPAQAAETSREASALSDVASASAPSVVASNEAQVSFERPAVTSVAAPIVETAAGQAAQSTAPAASLAPEGSLSVQSSAPRLAAAASALGSTLAGIAYTGIGHPYVWGGTTPAGWDCSGFTQWVYAQAGISIPRVQAWSIMHQTATPAPGDLVVQNGGAHVGIYVGNGMMISALNPSQGTLLHAVNATGSSVFYTLN; encoded by the coding sequence TTGACTGCGCGCCATCGCGCCCTGCCGGTTCGCACGAGCCCACTTGAGGCTGTTGCGCACGCGGTTTCCGGCAACGCCGGCACCATCGGCCGCCAGGCGGCGGTCATTGCGGCGGCTTCGGGGCTGATCATCAGCGCCGGACTCCCCGCTCAGGCAGCAGAGACCTCCCGCGAGGCCTCCGCACTCTCCGACGTGGCCAGCGCCTCCGCGCCGAGCGTCGTCGCGTCCAATGAAGCCCAGGTCTCCTTCGAGCGCCCCGCCGTGACTTCGGTGGCGGCGCCGATCGTCGAGACGGCAGCCGGGCAGGCAGCACAGTCCACTGCTCCGGCCGCTTCCCTGGCCCCCGAGGGCAGCCTCAGCGTCCAGTCGTCTGCGCCGCGCCTCGCGGCCGCGGCCAGCGCTCTCGGCTCGACTCTGGCAGGCATCGCCTACACCGGCATCGGCCACCCCTACGTGTGGGGCGGCACGACCCCCGCCGGCTGGGACTGCTCGGGCTTCACTCAGTGGGTCTACGCTCAGGCTGGCATCAGCATCCCCCGCGTCCAGGCGTGGTCCATCATGCACCAGACGGCGACGCCCGCCCCTGGTGACCTGGTGGTCCAGAACGGCGGCGCGCACGTGGGCATCTACGTGGGCAACGGGATGATGATCAGCGCTCTCAACCCTTCCCAGGGCACGCTGCTCCATGCGGTGAACGCTACCGGCTCGTCCGTCTTCTACACCCTCAACTGA